Part of the Candidatus Binatus sp. genome is shown below.
AGCGGCTTCAGCACCGCCACGCGCGGTGGAATCTTGGGCAGCGGGAGCAGGGGAGAAGTCGTGCGCCGCGCAAACTTGATCGCAGCGACGGTCGCGGCGGCGTAGTAGAGCACCGACACGCACACGCCCGCAGCCGGTAAAGCCATCCAGATTGTCATCGAATGATTCCCGCGCGGTAATTTGACCCGGTGCGACAGATGGCGCCACAGACATCTTGCTGCGGACCCTGCGCTGGCCCCTTACTCGCGCCTGGAATTCGCCGTCAGGCCACCGCTTGCTGCGCCGTCTGATGCCGCCGCTGGCGCATCGTGGAAAGAAACTGCCGCCCCTCGTTCAGCATCCGCCTGGTCTCTTCCATCGACGTCATCATCTTCTTGACCGATTTGAAGATGTACTTCGGGCGGAAGTAGAAGCTGCGGTAAAAGCGCTCGACCGCGCCGTAAATCTCGTCGTTGGTCAGGCCCGGATAGGTGATCGTGCACTTCTGATAGCCGGATTCATCGAGCAGCGGATCGACCGCCAGGAATCCGTTCTTGGTCACGTAGTCGAACAGCTCGGTGCCCGGGTACGGCGACGCGAGCGACACCTGGATCGTCTCGCAGTCCATCTCGCGCGCGAACCGGATCGATTCCTCGATCGTATCCTTGTTCTCGCCGGGGAGTCCCAGGATAAAAGTCCCGTGAATCAGGATCCCCAGTTCGTGACAATCCTTGGTGAAGCGCCGCGCGCGATCGATTCCGACGCCCTTCTTGATATTCTTCAAAATCTGCGCGTTGCCCGACTCGTAGCCGACCACGAACAACCTGAGCCCGCCGTCCTTCATGATCTTCAGCGTTTCATAGTCGACGTTGGCGCGTGAATTGGTGGACCACGTGATTCCCAGCGGCTTCAGCAGCTGCGCGATTTTGCGCGCGCGGGCCGGGTCGGCGGTGAAGGTGTCGTCGTCGAAGAACAGTTCCTTCATCTTCGGGAACTTCGACCTCATCGCCGCCACTTCCTCGTACACATTCTCCGGGCTCCGCACGCGATAGCGATGCCCCTGCGTGACCTGCGGCCACAGGCAGAACGTGCATCGCGCCGGGCATCCGCGCCCGGTGTACAGCGACACGTACGGATATTGGCAGTACGGGCTGTTGTACTTCAGGTAGTCGAGGTTCTTTTCATATACCTCGGTGACGAACGGCAACTTGTCGAGTTCTTCGTCGGTGAGCGCCGGACGATCGGGATTGTGATGCAGCCCGCCGTTTTTCTGATAGCTGATTCCGGCGATCGTGCTCCAGTCGCGGCCCTGCGCCACTTCCAGCATCGAGTAGTCGAATTCCTTGCGCGCCGCGATATCGATCGCCGGCGACAGTTTCAGCGTTTCGTCGGGCCGCGCCGTCGGATGCCCGCCGACCATCGCGATGATCGCATCCGGATTCGCCGCCTTGATTGCTTCCGCGGTGCGCGCATCCATCCTCAGCGACGGCGTCGAGGTGTGAATCACGACCAGGTCGTAGTTCTTTGCCTCGTTGACCGTCATCTCGACTGTGTAGTTATGCGGCGGCGCGTCGAGCAGGCGTGCGCCCGGGATCATCCCCGCCGGATAAGCGAGCCACGTCGGGTACCAGAATGACCAGACCTCGCGCGTCGCCTGGTAGCGCGAGCCCGCTCCCCCGTCGAAGTCGTCGTACGAGGGCGGATTCAGGAAAAGCGTCTTCATCACATCCATATTTTAAGCATACCCCAAAGGCCTGTCCGATTGGTTAGTCAGCGACTATACAAAGCACGACTACCTAAGGCAACAATGCGCGAAATTTAAATCGCTTCCCGGCCATCTCTATTCTTTTGACCCAAAAAACCGCGCATTTTCGCGGCTTTTCCCCCGATCACGGCCCGGCTGGCCGCTACTTCCGCGCGACGATGATCATCCGCCGCGTACCTATCGCATACGCCTCGCCGTCGAATCCCCCGAACACCGCGGTCACGCGCAGCCCCACGCGTTCCAGGACGCGGGTCATCTCGGTCAGCGTGTAGAGCCGGATGATATGCCCGATCGACTCGCGGCGGCCTCCCTTCGGGTCCACGACGATGAAATGCACGTGCATGCGGCTGGTCGCGAGATCCAGGTCGCGCCGCTCGACGTACAAAGTTCCGTCCGCGCCGGTATGCCAGTCGTTCTGGATATAGTTATCGATCGCCCACTCACGGTTCAGCATGTCGAGCAGGATCCGTCCGCCGGCTTTCAGCGCTTTGGCGGCCGATTCCAGGACTTTCAAATCCTCGGCTTCGGACTCGAGGTAGCCGAACGAGGAGTACATATTTACGATCGCGTCAAAGTTGTTTTCGAACGGGATCTTGCGCATGTCGGCGGCCACCGTCTCGATTGTGACCTTGCTCGTCCTGGCCGCCTGGTTGGCGAGTTCCAGGTACTCGGGATTCAGATCGAGAGCGGTTACCCGCAAGCCACGTTTCGCCAACTGGATCGAATGCCGCCCCTGGCCACAGCAGAGATCGAGCACCGATGCGCCCGGCTTGAGCTCGAGCGCGCCGGCGACGAAGGCGCTTTCTTTTTCAGCGCGCTCTTCGGTGAACGTGTGGCCATAGACGCTCAGGTAGTCGGCGCGAAAAAAGTCCACGTACCAGGCAGAGCCTTGCGATGCCATCGCGTCCCTCTAAGACTGTTGGGGTTCTCGCTTCAGGTGCGCACAACGACCATCGGGCGTGAGGCGACCCAGCGGCGCAGGAAAGCCACAAGCAACGGACGCATCGCAGGATTCAGGGCGACTGCGTGAACCAGTTCGAAGGGAGCAAAGGGCACGAATGGGTGCTCGCCGACAATTCGGGTTTTCCGGTCGAGAGCCTCGATCATCTTTGCGTGCCCGGCGACCACCACGCCATTGCAGGTGACTTTGACCTTGGGGTTCTTGCGCAGGTTGCGGATCCAATCGGACTGCCAGCCGTAAGTGGAGATCAGGTAAACATCATTGTCGCTGCGGACGCACGGAAGGAGCGTCTCACGCGGCAAGCCGGTTCGCCGCCCGGTTGTCGTCAGCAGAACCCATCCCGGTGCGTGCGAAAAGTAATCCCTTTGCGCATTGATCAGTGCCGCCTGAACCGGGCGTATCCCGCGAGGGATGAAGTGCAGCTTTGCTGCGAAAGGCTCAACTCGTTTCGTAGGGAGCATCGCCAGAAAGGCTACGGTCGCGCAATTCGTGCGTCAAGCACGTATCACGCGCCCTGAATTATCTTTCGCACCTCGGAATTCGGATCATTGACGACCTGGCTTTCAAGATCGAACACCATCGTGGACCGCTTGGCGGCATCGTAGGGCGGCCAATGCGGAATTGCGGGACAATCGGGCTTGCCGGTGCGGGCAAACGCGACCCACGCTCCCCCTATCTGCTGCTGCATCCGCGCGGCTCCGGGGTCCGGACCGGCAAACGCGCGCACCCGGCGGTAGGAATCGAGCATGAACGGAATCTCCATTGTGTGCGGGGTCTTGAATAGCCCGCCTGCTACCGGAGTTTCCCAAGTCAGATACCACATGTATGCCGGCGCGCCAGCTTGCGCCGCCTTGCGCTCGGCCAGTGTGATCGATCCGCCCATCGCGAACATCGAGCTCATTGCAGCAGTGAACAGGTAGGTCGGCGAGTAGTCGGGTCTGATCTTGCGCCATGCCTCGACCAGCGGCTTGCCCATGGGGCCGAGCATCGCGATGCGCTGTTGGAGGTCGGCTTCGGTCATCTTTCCAAACCACGGCTCGCCCGCAGTGAAGATGGTGACCTCGTCCTTCACGTAGCCGACCAGCACCGGTACATCGCGCGACACCGCAGGCGCATCGGGCGTGAACGGATCGCGGGTGATCGCGACACCATCGATGATCGGGATGTAGCCAATACCACCGGGCCGGCGCATGCCGGGTACGCGCGGCCCGGCGTTGTTCTTCGCGTCCGCCGCGAAGGCGGCGGCGATGATCGTCTGGGCGGGCATTGCCTGGAGCGACTTGATGTCGCCGGGCTGGATGCCGAGTTCCCCGAGGAGCGCTTTGGCGGCTGCGGTGGCGGGCTCTCTGCGACCGACTATCAGGCCAGGACCCGACTGAATCGACGCCTTGTGGAATAGTCCCTTCGCCGAGTCCATCGACATCAGAATCGAGACTTTCGCACCACCGCCCGACTGGCCCATGATGGTTACGTTGCCGGGGTCGCCGCCGAAATTCGCGATGTTGTCTCTCACCCACTGCAAGGCGAGCACCAAGTCCTGCATGCCGACCGTGCCGGACGATTTGTAGGCATCGCCCATCAGGTCGCCCAGGTGGAGATAGCCGAAAACGTTGAGGCGATGATTCACGTTGACGGCAACGACGCCGTGATCGCGGGCGAGGTCTTCCATGCAGTAAACCGGCTGACCACCCGAGCCGTAGGCGAAGATGCCGCCGTGAATCCAGAACATCACGGGCCGCCTCTGGTGGTCGGTCGCAGGCGTCCACAGGTTGAGGAACAGGCAGTCTTCGTTCTGAATTTTCAGCTCAGACGGAGTTGTGAACACCCGGGCCATCAACATGCCGTAATCGCCGGCCGGAGCCGCGGTCGCGCCCGACGCCATCTGCATCGCGGGCGCTCCGTAGTCGGAGCAGTCCAGCACCACCTTCGAGGGGGCCGGCCTTTGCGGCGCCGTCCAGCGTAAAGGACCCACCGGCGGGGCGCCGTAGCGGATACCCTTGAAGGTGTGCACGCCATCGTTGATCAGGCCCCGCACCGGACCACTGGTCGTGTCGATGATACTGGTGATTTGCGGCAGCTCGATGCTGTCAGCGTGATGAAGCGCGGTGCTTTGCGCTGTCGGCATAGATTTGTTCTCCTGCGCGAGGCCCACTCTCGTTGCCGCAGTCGCGGCCGCAGCGACCATGAGTCCCAGAAAGTCGCGCCGGCGCATCTTCGGCGATTTTGTCCGCTCTGGTTTCATCCGAATTTGAGCTTTATGCGAGCATAGCTCAAAAGCGCTTGCGCGGAGAATCGAGGAATCGCACCGCGTATTGGCGGTCGAGCGCGATTACAATGCGTTGTTGAAAGCGATCAAAAGTGGGCGAATCAAAGTCGCCGGATGATGGTCAAGCCGACCGTTGGGGCCGGTGATGAACAGCGCCGTGGCCTACAACGTGGACGTGGAACTCTAAGCTACGTGCTACCAGGCGGGATATTGCTTAGCAGGCGGTTGAAAAAGTAATTTTCAACGCCTGCTCCCTCTCTCTTGTCTCCCCCAAAGGGGTTTTTTCACTGGTCTCCCCCCTTTGGGGGAGATGTTGTAGGTAAGAAGACAGTTTTTACGCAGGGTGTTGAATGGTGCGAGACCCGACCTGCCCTTTGATACGAGTTTTTCAACACCCTGTTAGGGCTCGATTCGAACCGGCAACCGGGTCGATCGGTCACTGCGGGGGCTGCGGACGAGTAAACAAGCCGACGTAGCGCGCCACGATCAGGTACTTCTTGAACAAGCGGTTGGTCTGTTCTTCGTGCGGGCTGATCGTGCTGCGGTCTTCGGGATCAAAGAAGCAGGTGGGATCCTCGGCCATGTAGTCGCCGTTGTGGTAGTACGCCATCGCACGGCATCCGCCGCATGTGTACTGATACCGGCAGTCGCCGCACTTGCCTTTGAGCTTGCCACGATCGAGCACGTCGGCAAACAGTTGGCTGGAAGCGACCAGCTCGTCCAGCGGCTTTTCGCGCACGTTGCCGGCCTTGAGCTGATCGAGCAAAACCGGACAGACCGAAACATCGCCTTCCGCGTTGAGCGCCAGCCAGGTCCCGACCCAGCATCCGATCGGCGGATTCTGCGGTACCGCGCCATTGGCGGCTCCTCCGGAGACCTGGGCGTGCAACTCCGGCGAGAGGAAGAATGGGGTATAGCTCACGTAGCCATTGACGTGACTGCGCAACTCGGGATGGAAGTGAGCTTCGAGATCGTTGCGATCGAACGCGAGCTTGGTGAACAGATCGCAGCCCGATCCGCGCGCCACGTAAGGCGAGCGGTTGTATGAAATCCGCCGATCGGTCAGATACTTGACGGTCTTGGCGAAGGTCTCGGTATTGTCCTTGGAGATCGTAACGATGACGTGGCGATCAATCTTGAGCTCCTCGCACAGGGCGAGCACCTCCAAGGTACGATCAGGTTTGGCGTCACGGGTCCACTCGTTGCGCTCGTCAATCGAGTTCAGCCCGACCGATATTGTTACCTTGCCGTTGGTTGCTTCCTTGATTTCCTGCAGTTTGGTCCGATCGATTACCTCGCCATTGCTGCAAACCTTGCACTGATACCCTAGCTCCACCGTAAGCCGGAGAAGCTCCAGGGCATCCTTGCGCAACAAGAACTCGCCACCGCTCCATCCGACAGCTATAACGCCGAGGCGCTTGGCTGGTAGCAATACCAGTTCGCGAATCTCATCGAAGCTGAGCTCGCTTCGACGTTTGTCTCGAACCTTGTGCGCATCGTTGCTGCCGGTCATGCATAAAGGGCATTGCAGATTGCATAAACGAGTAGCTTCGAAGTACAGCGCCGGAAAATTATAACCCATGATCTCGCGAAGTTAGCAGCAATTATCGTTCCGTACAACGCGGGTCTTCCCGCGTGCATCCCTCGGCTGAAATTATTCCGAAACTGGGTCCTTTCGATGCAGGGCTGTTTCCGTTGGAAGCAGCCCTCAGGGTTGGAGCAGTGTCTTGCGCCATTGTCCGCCGCGGCGCAGAAACAATTCGCGCCGATGCAAGCGGAAGGGAGCTTGCACCCAGAATTCGATCCGATTCGGTACTACGCGCAGTCCGAGCCAGTAATTCGGCCGCACTGGCTCTTTGCCCCTCAATTCCCGTCGGAACTTGGCGACACGCGCGACCAACTCTTCGCGGCTTTTCAGCCGATCGCTCTGGTGCGAGACGCTGCCCGAAATCCTGCTGTCTATCGGCCGGGTTGCCCAATACTCATCCGCTTCATGTGCCGTCATGCGCTCGACCGAGCCATCGATCCTGACCTGCCGTCCTTTCCGCGGCCAATAAAAAGCGAGCGCGGCGCGGGGATTTTGCGCAATTTGCCGGCCCTTGGGACTGCGTATATCTGTGTAGAAGGAAAACCCTCGCCCATCCGCCTGCTTGAGCAGGACGTAACGCACGCTGGGCATACCGTCACTGCCGCAAGTAGCCAGCGCCATCGCCTCCGGAAGCTTGGTGTCGGCGGTCACTTCCTCACGAAACCATCGAGTAAATCTCGCGATCGGATCGTCTGCCTTCATATTTTCTCTGTTGGAAGCATTCTTGATGCCATAGCCCGACCGGCTACAATCAGTTTGATGATTCGTGCGACGGATTGGTCGCCAACTCGCCGCTGCTTGGATATAAAGCGGCGGGCCATTTGACCCGCTGCTTCGTTGCGCGCGTAGTTAAATCCGGCCCTTCTGTCTACTTCTATTACTTCGGCGCTTTGCCGGTCCCGGACAGCTGGATCGTCTGCGGTACTCACGTCTCGTCGTCGTTGATGATCAACTTTACGCTTTGCGCCCTGGTATCGGTCGGACTGAAGGTCACCGATACCTTGCAGCTCTTTCCCGGCTCCAACAACGGGGGGCATTCGCTGGTGGCTGCGAACGGCGCGGCGGCCGACTCACTGGTGATCGATACCGCAATCGCGGATTTCTTGGAGCTGCCGTTCTTGATCGTCACCTTCTTGGGTTTGCTGACCGAATTGACCCTGGTCGATTTGCCGAAGTTCACGAACTTGGGTGAAATCTTCAGCTTGGCGTCGACAGGTGTCGGCGTCGCAGTCGGTGTGGGAGTCGCCGTCGCCGTCGCCGTCGCGGTCGGCGTTGCGGTAGCTGTCGCAGTCGCAGTTGGAGTACCGCCTGTGGCCGTCGCCGTCGGTGTCGGCGTCGCAGTCGGTGTGGGAGTCGCCGTCGGGCTCGCGCCTAATGCCTTCACAAGGTTATACGCATTCACCGTCCCGATTCCGGTGGCAAAGTCCCATCCGGTTGTAGCTCCGCTTGTGGCTGCATATGCGGGCTGATACGCCGAGTTGGAAGTGGAAAGTACGCCATACGTGCCCGATGGCTTGTAACAATTGTGCTTGCCCGTGCAGGGCACGTCCATGTCGCCTTGGGTCACGTCGTAGAAAATGCACGAGCTGGCGACACCGTTGCCGAGTGTCGAGTCGCAGGTCGAGCTGCCACTTGCGCCATACTCGGCTTTGGCCAGCGAGTAGTAGGTGGAATTCGGAAGACCCTGGCTGCTGCCGCTATATTGATTCGCGAGCGCTTGAATCGCGGCCATTATCGGCGACGAGACCGACGTCCCGCCGAATCCCGCCCACGTAACAGGAGCACCCGAACAGGAGGCTGCGCCGTTGCTCTTTTGGCTCGGATCGGACCAACAGACCACGTAGTAATGGCCCCAGAAGCCGTTGGCGGCGAACAGCGACACGTCGGGAATATCCCGCACGCCGTCGCTCGGGTTGCCGAACAAACCGGATTGCCATGTCGGTTTCGCGTATCCCTTGCAGCTGCCGCTGACGACACCCCGGGTGGACACCGTTCCAGCAGCGCAGCCGCTCGGGCCGCCGCTGCCCGCGGTGGTATTCAGGTAGCCCTCCCCAACGCTCACATCGTTGCAAAAGCCGTTTTTCCCGTAGGTCACTTCGGAGAGGCCGTAGACGAAAGTGGCGATCAACTCGCTGGCGCATGAGTTGTTCCAGGGAATTTCCGGAATGTAAGAGAGTGTCGAGCCAAAAGTCGTCCCGTTCGTGCCGCTCCAGTAAGTGCTGTTCGTGCCCGCGTACGTGTCGCCGAAATCGGTGCCGCCCACCGACACGTTATACGGCGTCGAGGTGTATCCGCTGACTGTTATGCCATGGGTCGCATCGGTCGCGCCGTAGTCGGTGCTGGCCGCGCCCTCGTCGCCCGATGACACGAACACCGACACTTTTTCGGTAGCCGCCTGCTGATACAGGCCGTAGATGTACGAGTTCTCCCCCGCGCCGAGCTCCGATTCGGACCCGCCATAGCTGATGCTCACGGTCGCGGGGAGCGGGCCCCCGTTGCTCAGAATGTTTTGCAGGGCGATGAAACCTCCGAAGTTGGTGCTGTCCGTGCACGAGGCCAGTTCGATCGTAGCGCTGGGAGCCGCGGCGCTCGCCCATTCCACGTCGATGGCTGCCTCGCCGTCGTCGCCGTTGGGATTGACGCCCGGGTCGGTACAGCTGGGGCCGCCGCTGCCGGGTGCCGGATGGACCTGCTTGAGAGAGCCGTCGGGGTAAGCGCTTTTAAGACCGAAAGTGGTGCGGAAGTTGTCCCAGTCGGTGGTGCTGTAAACGTCGCTGTCTTCGACGACTACGATCGTCTGGCCCTGGCCCGAATAACCCTCTGCAAACAGCGGACTCAAGTTGTAGATGGTGGCCAAGTCAGCGGGCGCCACCAACTGATTACCGCTGCCGGTCGTGTAGTCCGCGCGCGACTGGTTCATCGGACGCGGCATGAAGTTGTTCAGCGACACGACTCCGACTACGGCTGGCGCCGGCGCGGCCGGAATCCGCGGGTCGCTCATGTTGGCGATGTGCTTCTCACCGTTCGCCTCGAGATTGTGAATCTCAGTATGGAAGGCCTCGCGCACCTGGCCGGCCGTCCCGGAAAACTCGATCACCACCCGGCTGGGATAGACCAGATTGACGGTGAAGCCGTGCGATTTGAGCCATCCCGTGATCTTCGCGAGGTCTTGGTCGGCCAGGCCGTAGCGTTCTCCGAACTGCTGCGCCGTGAGCCAGTGATGGAAATTCGGCGAGTGCGGATCGGTCAACTGATCGATGTAACGATCGAGGGCCTGTTCGCGTTCGGGCGAGCGCCGCAACTGGAGCCACAGGTGCTCCATCGGAAAGCTGTCAGCGACCGGGCCGCGATCGTTGGCCGCCGTCGCTTCCGGACGCGTATTGCCCGCCAGCGTGACCAGGTTGGTCTCGTTTATCGTCTCGGTGATCAGAGCGCGGGGTTGCGACACCGCCCCCACAATCTGCTGGTAACCTGGGATCGCCGCGAGGAAAATCGCGCAACACAAGAGGGTTTTCTTCCCGCGAGATGGTCGGGCGCCCTTGGTTGCAGAAGTAAAAGCCATCTCAGCATATAATACGCTTGGCGTTGCAGAAACGGTACGCGGCGACTAAGTGGCTCCCGCTCCTGCCTCGCCGCCGGCAACTGGCGCGGGCGTCGTCACGAATGCGATCGCGCCCGTCAGACCGCCCACCATCGTCGCCGCAAACCACAGCAGCCCTAGCGCGATCGCGTCCTCTTTTCGCATTCCGGCCATCCCGAACAGCACCAGGTAGGCTGATTCGCGAATCCCCAACCCATTCAGCGTCAGCGGCAGACTTGCAAACACGTTCGCAATCGGAACGCAAAGGATAAACAGCGAGAGCGGCACTGCCAGGCCAAGTCCTATCGCCAGAATGTACTGGCACACGGCCAGCCCGATTTGCAGCACAATCGACAGTGCGATCGCCGGAATCAGCGCCGCGGGATTATGCAGGTACGGCGCGACCAGGCCGCCCGCGCGGCGGATAGATCGTGGCATCAGATGAATCAGGCGCGCGACCAGCGGCGATGCGAGAAATCCCGCCATCGCGATCGCACCGACCGCGACCGTCGGCGTGATGACCGAGCGCGGGAGCGGCGCGAAGTTCAGGAACATCGCCGCGATCGCCGCCAGCCAGAACAGGCTGATCAAGCCCACGGCGCGATCCGCAACTATCGACGCGATCGCCTCGCCCATCCTGCCATGGCGCCGTCCGAGATAGACGGATCGCGCCGCATCGCCGCCGAGCAATCCCGGCACGAACAGATTCGTGAACATGCCGACGAATATGTAGGCGAGGAACTCGCGGTAGCGGCCATGAACTTTCAGCAGAGCGGCCAGCAGCCGCCATCGATACGCACACATCGCCTGACCTGCGAGGTACAGTGCGATGGCTGCGGCAAAGCAGCCCGGACGCTCGCGGCCGAGGATTCGAAAAATCGGCCGCGCGTCGTAATGCGCCAACAAGACGGCAACCACCGCCACGCCCAACCCGGCCCGTATCGCAAACGCGCGATACGGATGCGCTGGCCGGGCGGCAGATGCAACCGCGGGCGCCGATGCGGCCTGCTCAGTTGAAGGTGATTGGTTCACAGCGGGAGATTCTTTCACCTCGGATAATTGCGCGCTTCTTTCCTTCGATTGCGATCACGTCGAAGTCGCCAAGGCGCTCCTTCATTCGCGCGAGATCGCCGGCGTCGAGCACGATCACGACCCGGCCCGGCTGCTCCCATCGCCGAAACATCCGCTCGTCACTATTGAGGAACCACTCGCGCGCGTCCGGGTCCAGGCGCGAGCCGAAATCGAGTTCGGTGCGCCCGCCGACCAGGACGACGCGGCGGCGATTGTAGAACGGCAGCGACTGAACGTAGCGATGGTAACAGATGATGGCCGCGTCAGGCGCCTTCTCGGCGATCGTGCGGCTGAGTCGGGCGTACGAACGCATCGGCTCGGCCTCCAGCCGGGCCCATCCGCCCGCAATCAACGCAAGCGCGAGCGTGACGACGATCGCCGCGAGTCCCGCGGGATTGCGGCGCGCAACGAACATCGCCATCGTGACCGCGCCGCCGGCCACCAGGATCGCGCCGATCGCGTACATCGCCGGCCGCGCCGCCATCACGTACGGCGTGCGAAATTGCGCCGCCGCGATCGCCGCGACGATCACGCCGGCGCCCAACAGCGCAAGCATCGGGCCGCTCTCGATGAGTATCCGGGAATCCGGCGGCGCAATTGCGGCGCGCGAGTCTGCGGGCGGCCATGCGCATGACACGAGTCCGTCGGCGATCAACACCGCCAGCGGAGGGACGGCCGGCAGGATGTACGGGATAAGCTTCGCAGTCGCGCACGAGAAGGCGACCACGGTGACGCCCGCCGCGACCATGCAGAAGCTTCGCGCCGGGTTACGCGGGGCCGCGCGCAAGGTGAGGAACGGTACGAGCAACGACCACGGCAGCAGTCCGACCGCGAGCACCGGAAGGTAGAAGTAGAACGCTTCGCTGTGGCTGTAGTTGGAATCGAACACGCGCCTGAGATGCTCGCCGATGAAGTAGAAATCGAAAAAGCCCGGCTCGCGGATGGTCATCGCGACAAACCACGGCGCCGCGATCAAAAGCGTGAGCAAAAGACCCGGTATCGCGCGGAATTTCGCGATCGCGCCGCTCAGTTCGCGATTGAACGCGAGCCAAAGCAGCATCGAGAGAATTGGGATCGCCGCACCCACGGGCCCCTTGGTCATGACGGCCAGACCCATCGCGACGTACGCGATCCAGCACCATCGGCCGCCTTCATCCCAGTGGAGATAAAGCGAAAAGGTCGCGATCGTCACCAGCGCCGTGAGCATCATGTCGGTCGTGAGCACCTGCGCCATCAACGCGTACAGCGGAATCGTGGCGAGGATGGCGGCGGCAAGAATCGCGTGGCGGCGCCCGAACGCGCGAAGCGCGAAGAGGTAAGTCGCGAGTATTCCGGCGATTGCGGACAGTGCGACGGGAAGCCGCGCGGCAAATTCCGACACTCCGAAGATCCAGAAAGAGAGCGTAGTCAGCCAGTAGAGCAGCGGCGGCTTTTCGACATAGGCAACATAGTTGAGATGCGGCACGAGCAGATTGCCGCTTTGCAGCATCTCGCGCGCAATCTCCGCGTAGCGCGCCTCGTCGGGCTCCCAGACACCGAATGAACCGAGATGAAACAGGCAGACCGCAAGCGAGAGCGCGACGATTGCACCGACGTCGTACGCGATTGGCGTTGCAGGCCATCGCGGCGCCGACGGTGGGGCGAACGGCGGCGAAGAGTTATCGTTGCGAGCGATCCCGGACACGAGGATTGAGTCTAACGTGCCGGGACGGCGGCTAATAGCCGAGCGCGCCGCCGCCCTTGCGCGGATCGAACGCGCCACGGAAATTTCCCGGTGCGATAGCGATCGCACCGACCGCTCCGAGCGCGGGCACGAGCTTGAGTTTGTAGCCCATCTGCTCGAGCGCGCTGCGGGTCGCTGCGGGCATCGCTTCTTCAACGAGCACGACATCGGGCGCGGCCTGCTCGTGAATTCGCGGCTCCGCGACGGCGCTGGCGGGGTCAAGATGGAACGCAAGGATGTTGAGCGTGACCTGCAATACGCCGCTGACGATGGTTGGACCGCCGGACCCGCCGGTGGTCATGACGGGCAGGCCGTTCCTGGTGACGATTATTGGCGTCATCGACGAGAGCGGGCGCTTGCCGGGCCTGACCTCATTGGCGCGCTCGCCTTCGAGGCGATACGCGTTGGGCACGCCGGGCGCGACGGCGAAATCGTCCATCTCATCGTTGAGGATGATGCCGAGCGCCGGCACGCTCAGCTTGGCGCCGAACACGGTATTGATGGTGGTGGTCAGCGCAACGACGTTGCCGTCCTTGTCCGCGACCAGCAGATTCGACGTGCCATGATCGTGCGCAGGCGCCGGCGGCGGCGGCGGTGACTTTCTGTGCAGAGCACGCTCGCGCAATTCCTGAATGTGGGCGTCGGTCAGCAGCCGCTCGATCCGGATGCTTGCGAAAGATGGATCGGCGTATTGCTCCCGATCGACA
Proteins encoded:
- a CDS encoding protease pro-enzyme activation domain-containing protein; the protein is MSQPRALITETINETNLVTLAGNTRPEATAANDRGPVADSFPMEHLWLQLRRSPEREQALDRYIDQLTDPHSPNFHHWLTAQQFGERYGLADQDLAKITGWLKSHGFTVNLVYPSRVVIEFSGTAGQVREAFHTEIHNLEANGEKHIANMSDPRIPAAPAPAVVGVVSLNNFMPRPMNQSRADYTTGSGNQLVAPADLATIYNLSPLFAEGYSGQGQTIVVVEDSDVYSTTDWDNFRTTFGLKSAYPDGSLKQVHPAPGSGGPSCTDPGVNPNGDDGEAAIDVEWASAAAPSATIELASCTDSTNFGGFIALQNILSNGGPLPATVSISYGGSESELGAGENSYIYGLYQQAATEKVSVFVSSGDEGAASTDYGATDATHGITVSGYTSTPYNVSVGGTDFGDTYAGTNSTYWSGTNGTTFGSTLSYIPEIPWNNSCASELIATFVYGLSEVTYGKNGFCNDVSVGEGYLNTTAGSGGPSGCAAGTVSTRGVVSGSCKGYAKPTWQSGLFGNPSDGVRDIPDVSLFAANGFWGHYYVVCWSDPSQKSNGAASCSGAPVTWAGFGGTSVSSPIMAAIQALANQYSGSSQGLPNSTYYSLAKAEYGASGSSTCDSTLGNGVASSCIFYDVTQGDMDVPCTGKHNCYKPSGTYGVLSTSNSAYQPAYAATSGATTGWDFATGIGTVNAYNLVKALGASPTATPTPTATPTPTATATGGTPTATATATATPTATATATATPTPTATPTPVDAKLKISPKFVNFGKSTRVNSVSKPKKVTIKNGSSKKSAIAVSITSESAAAPFAATSECPPLLEPGKSCKVSVTFSPTDTRAQSVKLIINDDET
- a CDS encoding lysylphosphatidylglycerol synthase transmembrane domain-containing protein gives rise to the protein MNQSPSTEQAASAPAVASAARPAHPYRAFAIRAGLGVAVVAVLLAHYDARPIFRILGRERPGCFAAAIALYLAGQAMCAYRWRLLAALLKVHGRYREFLAYIFVGMFTNLFVPGLLGGDAARSVYLGRRHGRMGEAIASIVADRAVGLISLFWLAAIAAMFLNFAPLPRSVITPTVAVGAIAMAGFLASPLVARLIHLMPRSIRRAGGLVAPYLHNPAALIPAIALSIVLQIGLAVCQYILAIGLGLAVPLSLFILCVPIANVFASLPLTLNGLGIRESAYLVLFGMAGMRKEDAIALGLLWFAATMVGGLTGAIAFVTTPAPVAGGEAGAGAT
- a CDS encoding glycosyltransferase family 39 protein, translating into MSGIARNDNSSPPFAPPSAPRWPATPIAYDVGAIVALSLAVCLFHLGSFGVWEPDEARYAEIAREMLQSGNLLVPHLNYVAYVEKPPLLYWLTTLSFWIFGVSEFAARLPVALSAIAGILATYLFALRAFGRRHAILAAAILATIPLYALMAQVLTTDMMLTALVTIATFSLYLHWDEGGRWCWIAYVAMGLAVMTKGPVGAAIPILSMLLWLAFNRELSGAIAKFRAIPGLLLTLLIAAPWFVAMTIREPGFFDFYFIGEHLRRVFDSNYSHSEAFYFYLPVLAVGLLPWSLLVPFLTLRAAPRNPARSFCMVAAGVTVVAFSCATAKLIPYILPAVPPLAVLIADGLVSCAWPPADSRAAIAPPDSRILIESGPMLALLGAGVIVAAIAAAQFRTPYVMAARPAMYAIGAILVAGGAVTMAMFVARRNPAGLAAIVVTLALALIAGGWARLEAEPMRSYARLSRTIAEKAPDAAIICYHRYVQSLPFYNRRRVVLVGGRTELDFGSRLDPDAREWFLNSDERMFRRWEQPGRVVIVLDAGDLARMKERLGDFDVIAIEGKKRAIIRGERISRCEPITFN